The Proteiniborus ethanoligenes genome contains a region encoding:
- the rpsR gene encoding 30S ribosomal protein S18 has product MAQPGRRFRAKKRVCSFCVDNVDKINYKEVNKLKKYITERGKILPRRISGNCALHQRELTRAIKRARQVAILPYTAD; this is encoded by the coding sequence ATGGCACAACCAGGAAGAAGATTCAGAGCAAAAAAGAGAGTTTGCAGCTTCTGCGTAGATAATGTTGATAAAATAAACTACAAAGAAGTTAACAAGCTTAAAAAATATATTACCGAAAGAGGAAAAATACTTCCTAGAAGAATTTCGGGAAATTGCGCGTTACATCAAAGAGAACTAACAAGAGCTATTAAAAGAGCAAGACAAGTTGCGATTTTACCATACACAGCAGACTAG